The Tautonia rosea genome includes a region encoding these proteins:
- a CDS encoding single-stranded DNA-binding protein has protein sequence MADFNKVFLIGRLTHDPELRYTPSGAPVSDLRLATSRVYNTKDGDRREETLYIDITVWNRQAENCCQYLKKGSQIHVDGFLKMDSWEDRNSGERRTKIKVEADRVQFLDSRRGDETGSAPSRNDVEYDDPPAREPRRAAPDSSEPRGASNGSGPRPYAPPPRRPAPSHDEQGDEDIPF, from the coding sequence ATGGCCGACTTCAACAAGGTGTTCTTGATCGGACGCCTGACCCATGACCCCGAGCTGCGATACACCCCCAGTGGGGCTCCGGTCAGCGACCTTCGACTGGCCACCAGCCGCGTTTACAATACCAAAGACGGGGATCGCCGCGAGGAGACCCTGTACATCGACATCACCGTCTGGAACCGTCAGGCCGAAAACTGCTGCCAGTACCTCAAGAAAGGCAGCCAGATCCACGTCGACGGCTTCCTGAAAATGGATTCCTGGGAAGATCGGAACAGTGGCGAGCGACGGACCAAGATCAAGGTCGAGGCCGATCGCGTCCAGTTCCTCGATAGCCGCCGCGGTGACGAAACCGGTAGCGCTCCTTCCCGGAATGATGTCGAGTACGATGATCCTCCGGCTCGAGAGCCCCGTCGGGCCGCTCCCGACAGCAGCGAGCCCCGAGGGGCCTCCAACGGCTCCGGCCCCCGACCGTACGCTCCTCCTCCTCGCCGGCCGGCCCCCAGCCACGACGAACAAGGCGACGAGGATATTCCGTTCTAA
- the modA gene encoding molybdate ABC transporter substrate-binding protein yields MRAYLSWVLAFLVLVASGIAFGRLFFWFDRPQANDLPEIRVAAASDLHVAMPVLTEAFEAAEGIRVVPVLGSSGQLARQIEQGAPYHVFLSANRDYVNRLSDSGAIVPDSVRPYARGPLVLAFSQSVPSNQSGLDALTDPSIRSIALANPDHAPYGMAGRQVLQRSGLWDELQPKIVFGQSIQNAAQFVRSGQAEAGLIARSLVPDPSLRWEPVSPDLHDPIDQYLGMVADRDQPSSAQAFCAFLVSDQGQAILRRFGFEPPGGTASPGLKTD; encoded by the coding sequence GTGCGGGCTTATCTTTCCTGGGTGCTGGCCTTCCTGGTTCTGGTGGCGAGTGGGATTGCCTTCGGACGGCTTTTCTTCTGGTTCGACCGACCGCAGGCTAACGACCTCCCCGAGATCCGGGTTGCGGCGGCCAGCGACCTGCACGTGGCGATGCCCGTGCTTACCGAAGCATTCGAAGCGGCCGAGGGGATTCGCGTGGTTCCGGTGCTTGGCTCGTCGGGGCAACTGGCCCGGCAGATCGAGCAGGGGGCTCCTTACCACGTGTTTCTCTCGGCCAATCGTGACTACGTGAATCGTCTCTCCGACTCCGGTGCAATTGTGCCCGACTCGGTTCGGCCTTATGCCCGAGGCCCTCTGGTGCTGGCGTTTTCCCAATCGGTTCCATCGAACCAATCGGGACTCGACGCCCTGACCGATCCGTCGATTCGCAGCATCGCGCTCGCCAATCCTGACCATGCCCCGTACGGTATGGCTGGTCGACAGGTCTTACAGCGTTCGGGACTCTGGGACGAGCTGCAACCGAAGATCGTCTTCGGACAGTCCATTCAGAACGCCGCCCAGTTTGTGCGATCCGGGCAGGCCGAGGCCGGCTTGATCGCCAGGTCGCTGGTGCCCGATCCTTCGCTTCGATGGGAGCCGGTCTCTCCCGACCTGCACGATCCGATCGACCAGTACCTGGGCATGGTCGCCGATCGTGACCAGCCGTCGTCCGCTCAGGCCTTCTGCGCGTTTCTGGTCAGTGATCAAGGCCAGGCGATTCTTCGACGCTTTGGCTTCGAGCCGCCCGGAGGCACGGCCTCTCCCGGACTCAAGACCGATTGA
- a CDS encoding HAD family hydrolase has translation MTTLTPSVRAVAFDMDGLIFDTEALFFRVASELLAARGKTFTHEMMAAMIGRPESEAGPALIAKAGLTESPEALLAEARQRFDALVDSAIHPMPGLFTLLDRLQHLGIPRAVATSTRRAYALRLLGNHRLIEHFAFVLGGDEVSRGKPDPEIYQTAAARLGVDPPSMLVLEDSPAGVSAARAAGAFVVAIPHDHSPAPGLAHAHLLADRLDDPRVLALLDA, from the coding sequence ATGACCACCCTCACTCCCTCTGTCCGAGCCGTTGCCTTCGACATGGATGGCCTGATTTTCGATACCGAAGCCCTCTTTTTCCGGGTCGCTTCCGAGTTGCTTGCCGCCCGCGGGAAGACCTTCACGCACGAGATGATGGCCGCAATGATCGGCCGCCCCGAATCAGAGGCCGGTCCCGCCCTGATCGCCAAGGCCGGGCTGACCGAATCCCCCGAAGCCCTCCTGGCCGAAGCCCGCCAACGCTTTGACGCCCTCGTCGATTCGGCGATCCACCCCATGCCCGGCTTGTTCACCCTCCTTGACCGCCTTCAGCACCTCGGCATCCCGCGCGCCGTGGCGACCTCAACCCGACGGGCCTACGCCCTCCGATTGCTCGGCAACCATCGCCTGATCGAGCACTTCGCGTTCGTCCTCGGAGGCGATGAGGTCTCCCGGGGTAAACCCGATCCGGAGATCTACCAGACGGCCGCGGCTCGGCTCGGCGTCGATCCGCCCTCGATGCTCGTCCTCGAAGACAGTCCCGCCGGGGTCTCGGCCGCCCGAGCCGCAGGGGCCTTCGTGGTGGCCATCCCCCACGACCACAGCCCCGCTCCCGGCCTGGCCCACGCCCATCTGCTCGCCGATCGCCTCGATGATCCTCGCGTGCTCGCCCTCCTCGACGCCTGA
- the rpsF gene encoding 30S ribosomal protein S6, whose protein sequence is MPVNTYEGMFLLDSTKVASSWEESEQHVHDLLKKHEAEIVASRQWDDRRLAYQIGPHKKGSYLLTFFRVEGEKLKEIVSDLHLDELVVRELILKVHPKLVDHLVTQAMSFTPTDESAPPEDEDRRDRRDRGERRGRDRDRDRDRDRD, encoded by the coding sequence GTGCCGGTCAATACGTACGAGGGTATGTTCCTGCTCGATAGCACCAAGGTCGCCTCCTCCTGGGAGGAGTCGGAACAGCACGTTCACGACCTCTTGAAGAAGCATGAGGCCGAGATCGTCGCCAGCCGCCAGTGGGACGACCGTCGCCTTGCCTACCAGATCGGCCCCCACAAGAAGGGCAGCTATCTGCTGACCTTCTTCCGGGTCGAGGGGGAGAAGCTCAAGGAAATCGTCTCCGACCTTCACCTCGACGAGTTGGTGGTCCGAGAGCTGATCCTCAAAGTGCATCCCAAGCTGGTCGATCACCTGGTGACGCAGGCCATGTCCTTCACACCGACCGACGAAAGTGCACCGCCCGAAGATGAAGATCGCCGCGACCGTCGCGACCGAGGGGAACGACGAGGACGTGATCGCGACCGCGACCGAGACCGTGATCGCGATTGA
- the dnaB gene encoding replicative DNA helicase — MSPYANGHGNGHHSRNAATSSAPPDDRLPPQNLEAERGVLGSILLDNEVLHDVVPLLRPEDFYRDAHQTLYTVIRELYDLGRPVDTLLLAEELQRREQYDRLGGDELIGSIINSVPHAANALHYAVIVREKSVLRQLIGGAHEILKDSYDSIKSADEVLQNAERQVFRIAEEQATGETVDLQDIVTEAMDRIALRSESRHPITGTASGLLDLDDITTGFQGSQLIILAARPSMGKTAIALNICENVALTQNKAVLFVSLEMGKLEIADRMLGARAKVDGHKLRTGQGLNQRDMTMLGRAYDELRAGAPVLIDDTPTRNMLQITANARRIKLRQAKTSQDLGLIMVDYIQLIEPDSGEGRDSRQEQIAKISRRLKTLARELNVPVVALSQLNRGVENREDRRPRMADLRESGAIEQDADLVLLLHRPEYYDPNDQPGIAELIVAKNRNGRTDTVKLTFLKNFMRFENLAAVADGPIDAGTF; from the coding sequence ATGTCCCCCTACGCCAATGGTCACGGCAACGGTCATCATTCCCGAAACGCAGCCACGTCGTCGGCTCCGCCCGACGACCGTCTGCCCCCTCAGAACCTTGAAGCCGAGCGTGGCGTGCTCGGCTCCATCTTGCTCGACAACGAAGTCCTCCACGATGTCGTGCCGCTACTCCGGCCCGAGGACTTCTACCGCGATGCCCATCAGACGCTCTACACCGTCATCCGCGAACTGTACGACCTCGGTCGACCCGTCGATACCCTGCTCCTCGCCGAGGAACTCCAGCGCCGCGAACAATACGATCGCCTCGGCGGCGACGAGCTGATTGGTTCGATCATCAACAGCGTTCCCCACGCCGCCAACGCCCTGCACTACGCGGTCATCGTCCGAGAAAAGTCGGTCCTCCGCCAGCTCATCGGCGGCGCCCACGAGATCCTCAAGGATAGCTACGACAGCATCAAGTCGGCCGACGAGGTGCTCCAGAACGCCGAACGCCAGGTCTTCCGGATCGCCGAGGAGCAGGCCACCGGCGAGACCGTCGACCTGCAGGACATCGTCACCGAGGCCATGGACCGGATCGCCTTGCGGTCCGAGTCGCGGCACCCGATCACCGGAACCGCCAGCGGCCTGCTCGACCTCGACGACATTACGACTGGTTTCCAGGGCTCTCAGCTCATCATCCTCGCCGCCCGCCCGAGTATGGGTAAAACGGCCATTGCTTTGAATATCTGTGAGAACGTTGCCCTGACCCAGAACAAGGCCGTCCTCTTCGTCTCGCTCGAAATGGGCAAGCTGGAGATCGCCGACCGAATGCTCGGCGCCCGGGCCAAGGTCGATGGCCACAAGCTCCGCACCGGCCAGGGCCTCAACCAGCGTGACATGACCATGCTCGGCCGAGCCTATGACGAACTCCGGGCCGGTGCTCCCGTCCTGATCGACGACACCCCTACCCGCAACATGCTCCAGATCACGGCCAACGCCCGCCGGATCAAGCTTCGCCAGGCCAAGACCAGCCAGGACCTCGGCCTGATCATGGTCGACTACATCCAGCTGATCGAGCCCGACTCGGGCGAAGGGCGCGACAGCCGACAGGAGCAGATTGCCAAGATCAGCCGCCGTCTCAAGACGCTCGCCCGAGAGCTGAACGTCCCCGTCGTCGCCCTTTCGCAGCTCAACCGAGGCGTCGAAAACCGCGAGGACCGCCGCCCCCGCATGGCCGACCTTCGCGAGTCGGGGGCGATTGAGCAGGACGCTGACCTTGTCCTCCTCCTGCACCGCCCTGAATACTACGATCCGAACGATCAGCCCGGTATTGCCGAGCTGATCGTCGCCAAGAACCGAAACGGCCGCACCGATACCGTGAAGCTCACCTTCCTCAAGAACTTCATGCGTTTCGAGAACCTCGCCGCCGTCGCCGACGGCCCGATCGATGCCGGAACCTTCTGA
- a CDS encoding DEAD/DEAH box helicase, with amino-acid sequence MSGSSTTEGDPARLSLSFEEGTLVVEGLPEHDSRGLPGLQFDPRRRGIYRAPAIWYREIVQYLRDHGIPYEDRARDYQGKTPWSIRVDKPAFPHQTEALEAWSASGMRGVVVLPTGTGKTHMANLAIHAAQRPTLVVTPTIDLMNQWFDELTLCFDVEVGLLGGGYYEIKPLTVTTYDSAYMNMDRIGNKFGLMVFDECHHLPGPTYGLASTCAIAPFRLGLTATPERADNAHEQLNRLIGPIIYRKEITQLRGQFLADYRVETQYVNLSEEEQYRYESCREVYRTFTRDHGIDFRRPDAWGQFLRLAFRSPEGRIAYQAYREQRELALAAPAKLQLLGRLLDHHHGDRIIIFTHDNATVYQIARRFLVPVITHQTKTKERREVLLRFNDGRFPIVATSRVLNEGVNVPEANVAIILSGTGSVREHVQRLGRILRKRGDKEAVLYEVITRGTVEEFTSSRRRKHSAYGGG; translated from the coding sequence ATGAGTGGCTCATCGACGACCGAAGGCGATCCGGCCAGGCTATCGCTGTCGTTCGAGGAAGGCACGCTCGTCGTCGAAGGCTTGCCCGAGCACGACTCGCGAGGCCTTCCCGGCTTGCAGTTCGATCCCAGGCGGCGTGGCATCTACCGCGCCCCAGCCATCTGGTACCGCGAGATCGTGCAGTACCTGCGCGACCACGGCATTCCTTATGAGGATCGGGCCCGCGACTACCAAGGGAAGACTCCCTGGTCGATCCGCGTTGACAAGCCGGCCTTCCCGCATCAGACCGAGGCCCTGGAGGCGTGGTCGGCCTCCGGGATGCGAGGCGTGGTCGTCCTGCCCACCGGCACCGGCAAGACACATATGGCCAACCTGGCCATTCACGCGGCCCAACGGCCAACCCTCGTGGTCACCCCGACGATCGACCTAATGAACCAGTGGTTCGACGAGCTGACCCTCTGCTTCGATGTCGAGGTGGGTTTGCTCGGAGGCGGATATTACGAAATCAAGCCCTTGACCGTCACGACCTACGATTCCGCCTACATGAACATGGATCGAATCGGTAACAAGTTCGGTCTTATGGTCTTTGACGAGTGCCACCACCTGCCCGGCCCAACGTATGGTCTAGCCTCGACCTGTGCGATCGCTCCCTTTCGCCTTGGCCTGACGGCGACTCCCGAACGAGCCGACAACGCTCACGAACAGCTCAACCGCCTGATTGGGCCGATCATTTACCGGAAAGAGATTACCCAGCTTCGCGGGCAGTTCCTCGCCGATTATCGCGTCGAAACGCAATATGTCAATCTGAGCGAGGAAGAGCAGTACCGCTATGAATCGTGCCGAGAGGTGTATCGCACCTTCACCCGAGATCACGGCATCGACTTCCGCCGGCCCGACGCCTGGGGCCAGTTCCTTCGTCTCGCCTTTCGATCGCCCGAGGGGCGGATTGCCTATCAGGCCTATCGCGAACAGCGCGAGCTGGCCCTGGCCGCCCCGGCGAAGCTCCAATTGCTCGGCCGATTGCTCGACCATCACCACGGCGACCGGATCATCATCTTCACCCACGATAATGCCACGGTCTATCAGATTGCCCGGCGATTCCTCGTCCCGGTCATCACCCATCAGACCAAGACCAAGGAGCGCAGGGAGGTGTTGCTTCGATTCAACGACGGCCGCTTCCCGATCGTCGCCACGAGCCGAGTCCTGAACGAAGGGGTCAATGTGCCTGAGGCGAACGTAGCAATCATTCTCTCAGGAACAGGTTCCGTACGTGAACATGTCCAACGTCTTGGACGTATTCTTCGCAAGCGAGGCGATAAGGAAGCAGTTCTTTACGAAGTGATCACGCGAGGGACGGTAGAGGAGTTCACGTCGAGCCGTCGCCGCAAACATAGCGCCTATGGTGGGGGCTGA
- a CDS encoding DedA family protein, producing the protein MAEDLIERFGYIGIILLLVLGGLGLPVPEEVPIIVAAILSKKGAMWAPMAFGSCVLGVLIGDFIVYGLGYVYGERVLSFRLTRKFLTRAREEQIKGYFTRHGLKILIVGRFAVGFRTAAYLTAGILRHPPLKLLITDLFAVMLSTPLMFALGWLFAHQIEAGIREAQHYLAVMLALALAVWVVVRYVRARKRGGKPIGPPVFEGSEVPLPPGDLAIPYPTVAPSGDSGPRIEARVEGIVLPPREARPVAPDPDPHARPADPKPSASDRSLDSESRRRSPSP; encoded by the coding sequence TTGGCCGAGGACTTGATCGAGCGGTTTGGCTACATCGGGATTATTCTCCTCCTGGTCCTCGGCGGCCTGGGGCTTCCCGTCCCCGAGGAGGTGCCGATCATCGTGGCAGCCATCCTTTCGAAGAAGGGGGCGATGTGGGCTCCGATGGCCTTCGGCTCCTGCGTGCTGGGGGTCTTGATCGGTGATTTCATTGTCTACGGGCTCGGTTACGTCTATGGAGAACGTGTGCTGAGTTTCCGATTGACCCGGAAATTCCTGACCCGGGCCCGAGAGGAACAAATCAAGGGGTATTTCACCCGGCACGGTTTGAAGATTCTGATTGTCGGCCGCTTTGCGGTCGGATTCCGGACGGCGGCCTACCTGACGGCCGGGATCCTGAGGCATCCACCGTTGAAGCTGCTCATCACTGACCTGTTCGCCGTGATGCTGAGCACCCCGTTGATGTTCGCCCTCGGCTGGTTGTTTGCCCACCAGATCGAGGCCGGGATCCGGGAAGCTCAGCACTATCTGGCCGTGATGCTTGCCCTGGCGCTGGCGGTTTGGGTCGTGGTCCGCTACGTCCGGGCTCGCAAGCGAGGCGGGAAGCCGATCGGTCCGCCGGTGTTCGAAGGCAGCGAGGTTCCGCTGCCTCCCGGAGATCTGGCGATACCATATCCCACCGTGGCGCCTTCGGGAGACTCGGGGCCCCGGATCGAAGCCCGAGTCGAGGGGATCGTGCTTCCTCCGAGGGAGGCTCGTCCCGTTGCTCCCGATCCGGACCCGCATGCCCGGCCCGCCGACCCGAAGCCCTCAGCCTCCGATCGATCCCTCGATTCGGAGAGTCGTCGACGATCACCCTCACCGTGA
- the pth gene encoding aminoacyl-tRNA hydrolase, with translation MMSDRKVVVGLGNPGPKYEGTRHNVGFDVLDRLAQGSPGPAVSRKFDGFLAEVEIDFRRVLLLKPQTFMNLSGRSVRQAVQFYKLDPATDLLVICDDISLPLGKLRIRPKGSDGGQKGLRDIIAQLGTQEFPRLRIGVGDPGPIDAADYVLGRWRNTERSVIDETLIEATQAVAVWVTQGLEAAMNRFNAVGG, from the coding sequence ATGATGAGCGATCGGAAAGTCGTGGTTGGCCTGGGGAATCCCGGCCCCAAGTATGAAGGAACCCGTCATAACGTCGGTTTTGACGTGCTCGACCGGCTGGCCCAGGGAAGCCCCGGGCCCGCCGTCTCCCGGAAGTTCGACGGGTTCCTCGCCGAGGTCGAGATCGATTTCCGACGGGTCCTGCTACTCAAGCCCCAGACCTTCATGAATCTCAGCGGTCGGAGTGTCCGGCAAGCTGTCCAGTTTTACAAGCTCGATCCGGCAACCGATCTGCTGGTCATCTGCGACGACATTAGCCTGCCGCTGGGCAAGCTCCGCATTCGCCCGAAAGGCTCCGACGGGGGCCAAAAAGGGTTGCGGGACATCATCGCCCAGCTTGGCACTCAGGAATTCCCCCGCCTCCGGATCGGTGTCGGTGATCCCGGCCCGATCGATGCCGCCGACTATGTCCTCGGCCGTTGGCGAAACACCGAACGCTCCGTGATCGACGAGACTCTGATCGAAGCCACCCAGGCCGTCGCGGTTTGGGTGACCCAGGGACTCGAAGCCGCCATGAATCGCTTTAATGCCGTGGGTGGCTGA
- a CDS encoding cation:proton antiporter domain-containing protein encodes MEHFEFLYDLLIVYAVAGLVVFAFQRMHIPPVVGLLVAGLVVGPSGLGLVGDQERVQLLAEVGVVVLLFTIGLEFSLSRLKTLGREMLAIGVPQVVLCVAVPTLATRWYLGAWGPALFTGMLVAMSSTAVVLKILIERGEVGTPHGKIAVAVLLLQDLLVMVFMLAVPLLSPEAGEAGWEGVLGQLGLGIGVVFGILIGSQFVIPPILLRVVQTRNRELFLIFIFLFCIGMATLTAWAGLSLALGAFLAGLAISESEYAHQTLAEVLPFRDTLSSLFFVSVGMLLDLQFLATHLPLVSATVVAILALKFLAVAMPSWLVGYPLRTGTLVGLSLAQIGEFSFVLANRGMEAGLLSSDDYQAFLASAVLTMALTPILIAFGPMASTGLERIPAIQHLSEKRRSRRLADEPALPTESIGDHVIIAGFGVAGRNLSRVLQGVDIPYVILEMNPDSVRRLRGQGQPIFYGDCTKAAVLEHAGLDRAKMVVVVISDPDATRRAVRMARFLNPNVYIVARVHDIEDIDELRRLGADEVIPENFVTSIELFDRVLVEYQVPRNLILDLIDRVRSDQYQILRAARPVRLDMPFSLAEGAGVESCLIPEQSPAIDQSIAELRLRSLSGATILAIRRGSTDLVNPDPEIRLRGGDVVVMFGERSQLDLAFTLLAPETDLPPPQGRHRSLS; translated from the coding sequence ATGGAGCACTTCGAGTTTCTCTATGATCTGCTGATTGTTTATGCGGTGGCCGGTTTGGTGGTCTTCGCGTTTCAGCGAATGCACATCCCGCCGGTCGTCGGGCTTCTGGTCGCGGGCCTGGTGGTGGGTCCGTCGGGCCTGGGGTTGGTCGGGGATCAGGAGCGGGTGCAGCTTCTGGCCGAGGTTGGGGTGGTCGTCTTGTTGTTCACGATCGGTCTGGAGTTCTCCCTGTCGAGACTCAAGACCCTCGGCCGGGAAATGCTGGCGATCGGTGTGCCTCAGGTCGTGCTCTGCGTCGCGGTGCCGACCCTGGCGACACGATGGTACCTGGGAGCCTGGGGTCCGGCCCTGTTCACAGGGATGCTCGTAGCGATGTCGAGCACGGCCGTCGTCCTGAAAATCCTGATCGAGCGGGGCGAGGTCGGCACGCCTCACGGAAAGATCGCCGTGGCGGTCTTGCTCTTGCAGGACTTGCTGGTGATGGTCTTCATGTTGGCCGTTCCCTTGCTTTCTCCCGAAGCCGGCGAGGCAGGATGGGAAGGGGTCCTGGGTCAGCTCGGTCTGGGCATCGGAGTGGTCTTCGGGATCTTGATCGGGTCGCAGTTTGTGATCCCGCCGATCCTCTTGCGGGTGGTTCAGACCCGGAACCGAGAGCTGTTCCTGATCTTCATCTTCCTGTTCTGCATTGGCATGGCGACGCTAACGGCCTGGGCGGGCCTGTCACTGGCACTCGGGGCGTTCCTGGCGGGCCTGGCAATCTCGGAATCGGAATACGCTCACCAGACGCTGGCAGAAGTCTTACCGTTTCGGGACACCCTGAGCAGCCTCTTTTTCGTGTCGGTGGGGATGTTGCTGGATCTCCAATTCCTGGCCACGCACCTTCCTCTGGTCTCAGCCACCGTTGTGGCGATTCTTGCCTTGAAGTTCCTGGCCGTCGCCATGCCAAGCTGGTTGGTCGGCTATCCGCTGAGGACTGGGACGCTCGTGGGCCTGTCGCTGGCTCAGATCGGTGAGTTCTCGTTCGTGCTGGCCAACCGAGGAATGGAGGCCGGCTTGTTGAGCAGCGACGACTACCAGGCGTTTCTCGCGTCGGCCGTGCTGACGATGGCATTGACGCCGATCCTGATCGCCTTCGGTCCCATGGCATCCACCGGGTTGGAGCGGATTCCGGCCATTCAGCATCTCTCAGAGAAACGTCGATCGCGTCGGCTGGCAGACGAACCGGCCCTTCCCACCGAGTCGATCGGCGATCACGTCATTATCGCCGGGTTCGGCGTGGCAGGTCGAAACCTCTCAAGGGTCTTGCAGGGTGTCGATATTCCATACGTGATTCTGGAGATGAACCCCGATTCCGTCCGTCGGTTACGGGGACAGGGACAACCGATCTTCTACGGCGATTGCACCAAGGCCGCGGTCCTGGAACATGCCGGACTTGACCGTGCCAAGATGGTCGTGGTCGTGATCTCCGACCCGGATGCGACCCGACGCGCGGTCCGGATGGCGCGTTTCTTGAATCCGAACGTCTACATCGTGGCCCGGGTTCACGACATCGAAGACATTGACGAATTACGTCGTCTCGGGGCCGATGAGGTGATTCCCGAAAACTTCGTGACCTCGATTGAGTTGTTCGACCGGGTCCTGGTCGAATATCAGGTGCCTCGAAACCTGATTCTCGACCTGATTGACCGGGTCCGCAGCGATCAGTACCAGATCTTGCGAGCGGCTCGGCCGGTCCGGCTGGACATGCCCTTCTCCCTGGCCGAGGGGGCTGGGGTCGAGTCGTGCCTGATCCCGGAACAGTCTCCCGCCATCGACCAGTCGATCGCCGAGCTTCGATTACGATCACTCAGCGGTGCGACGATCCTCGCCATCCGCCGAGGGTCGACGGATCTGGTCAACCCTGATCCTGAGATTCGCCTCCGGGGAGGCGATGTCGTGGTCATGTTCGGAGAACGTTCGCAGCTTGACCTGGCGTTCACCCTGCTTGCCCCGGAAACCGATCTGCCTCCGCCCCAGGGTCGTCATCGATCCCTGTCCTGA
- a CDS encoding 50S ribosomal protein L25, with translation MAEAVTIQVEPRDPAKNKGTGSRVARKLRAQGRVPAIIYGHKKDPVPISLSKDDVAMMLKRSIHLTQLTWGGETELAVVRDVQWDYLGKDIIHLDFLRVGAGETVESEVAIELHGEPAGLALGGRLEQIVRSLKIKAKPNAIPKAITLEVGDLGLGQAILVRDLKSMLPEGVTTDADESVMLVHVVEKKAGSGGGAAAEEGETEAGGEAPATE, from the coding sequence ATGGCCGAAGCGGTTACCATCCAGGTCGAGCCGCGCGACCCGGCAAAAAACAAGGGCACCGGCAGCCGAGTCGCTCGGAAGCTGCGGGCCCAGGGTCGCGTACCGGCGATCATTTACGGACATAAAAAAGACCCGGTCCCCATCTCCCTCTCCAAGGACGATGTGGCCATGATGCTCAAGCGGTCGATTCACCTGACCCAGTTGACCTGGGGCGGGGAAACCGAGTTGGCCGTCGTCCGGGATGTTCAGTGGGACTACCTGGGCAAAGACATCATCCACCTCGATTTTCTCCGAGTCGGCGCCGGTGAGACGGTCGAGTCGGAAGTTGCGATCGAGCTGCACGGTGAGCCCGCCGGCCTGGCGCTCGGTGGCCGTCTTGAGCAGATCGTTCGTAGCCTGAAGATCAAGGCGAAGCCCAACGCGATTCCCAAAGCGATCACCCTGGAAGTCGGCGATCTTGGCCTGGGTCAGGCGATCCTAGTCCGCGATCTGAAGTCGATGCTTCCCGAAGGTGTGACCACCGACGCCGATGAAAGCGTCATGCTGGTCCACGTCGTCGAGAAGAAGGCCGGATCGGGAGGCGGTGCTGCTGCCGAGGAAGGTGAGACTGAGGCTGGCGGTGAGGCTCCGGCCACGGAGTGA
- the rplI gene encoding 50S ribosomal protein L9 — MAKTPSKTKQAKAAAKAARAKSHTQSQSQAAQAILGATRRPGWERRHNHPTRPKNGYMHVLLTNKVAKLGEPGDLVKVRPGYARNFLLPQGLATFATPHNLRIVEKHRSRLKALEEAKRSDLQNLAAQLSQRSITIEANANEEGHLYGSVNAQQIAAALATDGVQIDAENVRIEGPLKELGFYSIPIHLGMEITGEVKLWVVPTHVEGDEAGA; from the coding sequence ATGGCCAAGACCCCCAGCAAGACCAAGCAGGCCAAGGCCGCCGCCAAGGCCGCCCGAGCCAAATCTCACACCCAGTCGCAAAGTCAGGCGGCTCAGGCGATCCTCGGCGCAACGCGACGCCCGGGGTGGGAACGCCGGCATAATCACCCGACCCGCCCGAAAAACGGTTACATGCACGTCCTCTTGACCAACAAGGTCGCCAAGCTCGGGGAGCCCGGCGATCTGGTCAAGGTACGCCCGGGTTACGCGCGCAACTTCCTGCTTCCGCAGGGGCTTGCGACCTTCGCTACCCCGCACAACCTGCGGATTGTTGAGAAACACCGCTCCCGGCTCAAGGCCCTGGAAGAGGCCAAGCGTTCCGACCTTCAGAACCTTGCTGCTCAACTCTCCCAGCGCTCGATCACCATCGAGGCCAACGCCAACGAGGAAGGCCACCTCTACGGCTCGGTCAACGCCCAGCAGATTGCCGCCGCCCTGGCGACCGATGGGGTCCAGATCGATGCCGAGAACGTCCGAATCGAGGGCCCGCTGAAGGAACTCGGCTTCTACAGCATCCCGATCCATCTGGGGATGGAGATCACCGGCGAGGTCAAGCTCTGGGTGGTCCCGACCCACGTCGAAGGGGACGAGGCAGGGGCCTGA